A section of the Brevundimonas sp. AJA228-03 genome encodes:
- the rfaD gene encoding ADP-glyceromanno-heptose 6-epimerase codes for MIVVTGGAGFIGSNIVSRLCAEDRWDVVVCDRLEGADLGKWRNIAKSAIADFWQPEEIFLQLERHAERVSAVVHMGAISSTTETDADLILRTNFSLSRDLWDWCAINETRMIYASSAATYGDGEAGFEDADDLASISKLQPLNAYGYSKKLFDQYAVRQAARDHAPRQWAGLKFFNVYGPNEGHKGGMKSVIAQIWPRVAVGETVSLFRSHHADYADGGQLRDFVFVDDVVDIVDWLLGTPEVSGIFNAGSGQARSFLDLAMATFAAAGREPSIAYIDMPEAIRDRYQYFTEAKMNRLRALGFGGQSTPLEEGVRRYVQSYLSQPDPYR; via the coding sequence ATGATCGTGGTCACCGGCGGTGCCGGCTTCATCGGCTCCAACATCGTCTCGCGCCTGTGTGCAGAGGACCGGTGGGACGTCGTCGTCTGCGACCGGCTGGAGGGTGCCGATCTCGGCAAGTGGCGCAACATCGCGAAGTCAGCCATCGCCGACTTCTGGCAGCCGGAAGAAATCTTCCTGCAGCTCGAACGGCATGCAGAGCGGGTCAGCGCGGTCGTCCATATGGGCGCCATTTCCTCGACCACCGAGACCGATGCGGACCTGATCCTGCGCACCAACTTCAGTCTTTCGCGCGATCTCTGGGACTGGTGCGCCATCAACGAGACGCGGATGATCTATGCGTCCTCGGCGGCGACCTACGGCGACGGAGAAGCCGGATTCGAGGATGCGGACGATCTTGCATCAATCTCGAAGCTTCAACCGCTAAATGCTTACGGCTATTCGAAGAAGCTGTTCGATCAATATGCAGTTCGACAGGCTGCGCGCGACCATGCCCCGCGCCAGTGGGCCGGTCTGAAGTTCTTCAACGTCTATGGCCCGAACGAAGGCCACAAGGGCGGGATGAAGTCCGTCATCGCCCAGATCTGGCCCAGGGTCGCCGTCGGGGAGACCGTCAGCCTGTTCCGCTCGCATCACGCCGACTACGCCGACGGCGGTCAGCTCCGCGACTTCGTGTTCGTGGACGACGTGGTCGATATCGTCGACTGGCTGCTGGGCACGCCTGAGGTCAGCGGCATCTTCAATGCCGGATCGGGTCAGGCCAGGTCGTTCCTGGACCTGGCCATGGCCACCTTTGCTGCCGCCGGGCGCGAGCCCTCGATCGCCTATATCGACATGCCCGAGGCCATCCGCGACCGGTATCAGTATTTCACCGAGGCGAAGATGAACCGGCTTCGTGCGCTGGGCTTCGGTGGGCAGTCCACCCCGCTGGAGGAGGGCGTGCGCCGCTACGTGCAGTCCTATCTGTCTCAACCGGACCCCTACAGGTGA
- a CDS encoding DUF3089 domain-containing protein, with protein sequence MRALTVRQALGWLGIGLLLLLAIAVAIWRGDILKAGLDPKVPFQTYTPPPAPDYRSANAWAMRNVRVPGSGNAAVFFLHSTTFDGGREWNGPIGDAKADAYLDRVVIPNYAGPFARAGSISVPRYRQASLYTRLTLRDDARDARAFAYGDALAAFETWLAAHPTGPLVLAGVEQGADLIDRLLQDRIARDPVLSRRLVAAYLIDVIVAVDGLPPTAPPCASPAQINCVIGWSQVDETNDGAAWRRLRRALVWDANGRLIHLDGRAVLCVNPVSGSSDPVYVPARRHRGAANATGLEWGLRPAFIDRAVATQCRGGLLRHTELKTESFREVGNWADRRKARQYNLFYADTEADIERRLATWNAANVP encoded by the coding sequence GTGCGTGCCTTGACCGTGCGGCAGGCGCTGGGTTGGCTCGGTATCGGGCTGCTTCTGCTGCTCGCAATCGCGGTCGCCATCTGGCGCGGCGACATTCTGAAGGCGGGTCTTGACCCCAAGGTCCCGTTCCAGACCTATACCCCGCCACCGGCACCGGATTATCGATCCGCGAACGCCTGGGCGATGCGGAATGTGCGCGTTCCCGGTTCCGGCAATGCCGCCGTCTTCTTCCTGCATTCCACGACCTTTGATGGGGGCAGGGAGTGGAATGGTCCCATCGGCGATGCCAAGGCCGATGCCTACCTCGATCGGGTGGTGATCCCGAACTATGCCGGGCCATTCGCCCGCGCGGGGTCCATCAGCGTGCCGCGCTACCGGCAGGCGTCGCTCTATACGCGTCTGACCCTGCGCGACGACGCCCGCGATGCACGCGCGTTTGCCTATGGCGACGCTCTGGCGGCCTTTGAAACCTGGTTGGCGGCGCATCCGACCGGCCCGTTGGTCCTTGCGGGGGTGGAGCAGGGCGCAGACCTGATCGACCGCCTGCTGCAGGATCGCATTGCCCGGGACCCGGTCCTGAGCCGACGCCTGGTGGCCGCATATCTGATCGATGTCATCGTCGCCGTAGACGGTCTGCCGCCGACCGCGCCCCCTTGCGCCAGTCCAGCCCAGATCAACTGCGTCATCGGCTGGTCACAGGTGGACGAAACCAACGACGGGGCCGCCTGGAGACGCCTTCGGCGTGCCCTGGTATGGGATGCCAACGGTCGACTCATACACCTGGACGGCCGCGCCGTCCTGTGCGTGAACCCCGTGAGCGGGTCGAGCGATCCCGTGTATGTTCCGGCGCGTCGGCATCGCGGGGCTGCCAATGCCACAGGGCTGGAGTGGGGCCTGAGGCCGGCCTTCATCGATCGGGCCGTAGCAACGCAATGCCGGGGCGGCCTGCTTCGACATACGGAGCTCAAGACCGAGTCCTTCAGGGAAGTCGGCAACTGGGCAGATCGAAGAAAAGCGCGCCAATACAATCTGTTCTACGCGGACACTGAGGCCGATATCGAACGCAGGCTGGCGACATGGAACGCGGCCAACGTCCCCTAA
- the recG gene encoding ATP-dependent DNA helicase RecG, which yields MRPQILFPLFAEVSSLKGVGPRTLPMVQKLAGPLVRDVLFLAPVGVVTRRRTHAADAVEGEVGVFDVVIDRMIAPGRPGVPLKVRASDETGFVHLIWFGGSPQHIDRQLPRGERRLVSGKVERFNGEVQIVHPDWIVPLDKGEDIPAVEPVYPATAGLASRNVRKLALGALAIAPDLDEWQDPAWRTKRGWPGWKAALDTLHAPTGEADLSPDSPARERLAYDELFAHQLALARRRRARQITSAPVIHDNAASAALLASLPFVLTGAQAQAVAEIRRDLASGEQMARLLQGDVGSGKTAVAALAMADTAGSGFQTVLMAPTEILARQHFQRLGPMLEAAGLSTILLTGRDTTVERRDRLAALASGEAKVAIGTHALFQDAVRFHRLALAVIDEQHRFGVNERARLQAKGDPRIGGVHLLTMSATPIPRTLELTQYGELEVSRLTEKPPGRTPVATAVLPLARIGEVAARLKAAVESGAQAYWICPLVAESEATDLAAAEDRARDLHRLLNIEVGLAHGQMPGAQREAVMADFADGRLPVLVATTVVEVGVDVPNATIMVIEHADRFGLAQLHQLRGRVGRGAKSSACILLYGGQDGALGDTARERLETLRRTEDGFEIAEEDFRLRGGGDPLGLRQSGFPAYRFADPIRHRSLMLAASDDARLVLGRDPDLTSPRGQAIQVLEALFDWKTDRSGLD from the coding sequence ATGCGACCCCAGATTCTCTTTCCCCTGTTCGCAGAGGTTTCCAGCCTGAAAGGCGTGGGGCCTCGCACCCTGCCGATGGTTCAGAAGCTGGCGGGACCGCTGGTGCGTGACGTCCTGTTCCTGGCGCCTGTCGGCGTCGTCACCCGTCGCAGGACCCATGCCGCCGACGCCGTCGAGGGCGAGGTCGGTGTCTTCGATGTGGTGATCGATCGCATGATCGCACCCGGTCGACCCGGTGTTCCGCTGAAGGTTCGCGCCAGTGACGAGACCGGCTTCGTCCACCTGATCTGGTTCGGGGGCAGTCCGCAACACATCGACCGCCAGTTGCCTCGGGGCGAACGACGGCTGGTGTCCGGCAAGGTCGAGCGCTTCAACGGCGAGGTCCAGATCGTCCATCCCGACTGGATCGTGCCGCTGGACAAGGGTGAGGACATCCCGGCGGTCGAGCCGGTCTATCCCGCCACGGCCGGACTGGCGTCGCGGAACGTCCGCAAACTGGCGCTCGGTGCCCTGGCCATCGCGCCCGATCTCGACGAATGGCAGGACCCGGCCTGGCGGACCAAACGCGGCTGGCCGGGCTGGAAGGCCGCGCTGGACACTCTGCACGCGCCGACGGGCGAGGCCGATCTGTCCCCGGACAGCCCGGCCCGCGAACGGCTGGCCTATGACGAGCTGTTCGCTCACCAGCTGGCGCTTGCGCGTCGTCGCCGGGCACGCCAGATCACCTCGGCTCCGGTGATCCATGACAACGCGGCATCGGCCGCCCTCCTGGCCTCCCTGCCGTTCGTCCTGACCGGTGCCCAGGCGCAGGCGGTCGCCGAAATCAGGCGTGACCTGGCCTCCGGCGAACAGATGGCCCGCCTGCTGCAGGGGGATGTCGGATCCGGCAAGACTGCCGTCGCGGCCCTGGCCATGGCGGACACAGCCGGGTCCGGCTTTCAGACCGTCCTGATGGCACCCACCGAAATCCTGGCCCGCCAGCATTTTCAGCGGCTGGGGCCGATGCTGGAAGCCGCCGGTCTGTCGACGATCCTGCTAACCGGCCGCGACACGACCGTCGAACGCCGGGACCGCCTGGCCGCCCTCGCCTCGGGCGAGGCGAAGGTCGCCATCGGCACCCATGCGCTGTTCCAGGACGCGGTCCGTTTCCATCGCCTGGCGCTGGCCGTCATCGACGAACAGCACCGCTTTGGCGTCAACGAACGGGCCCGGCTTCAGGCCAAGGGCGATCCGCGGATCGGCGGCGTCCATCTGCTGACCATGTCCGCCACCCCGATCCCGCGCACGCTGGAGCTGACGCAATATGGCGAGCTGGAGGTCAGTCGCCTGACCGAAAAGCCGCCGGGCCGCACGCCGGTCGCCACAGCCGTCCTGCCCCTCGCCCGCATCGGCGAGGTGGCCGCACGGCTCAAGGCCGCCGTGGAGTCCGGAGCCCAGGCCTACTGGATCTGCCCACTGGTCGCAGAATCGGAAGCGACGGACCTGGCCGCAGCCGAGGACCGTGCGCGCGATCTCCATCGCCTTCTGAACATCGAGGTCGGGCTCGCCCACGGGCAGATGCCGGGCGCGCAACGCGAAGCCGTGATGGCCGATTTCGCCGACGGTCGCCTGCCGGTCCTGGTCGCCACCACGGTCGTCGAGGTCGGTGTCGATGTGCCCAATGCCACCATCATGGTGATCGAACACGCCGACCGGTTCGGCCTGGCCCAGCTGCACCAGCTGCGGGGACGGGTCGGACGCGGTGCAAAATCGAGCGCCTGCATCCTGCTGTATGGGGGACAGGACGGCGCGTTGGGAGACACGGCGCGCGAACGCCTCGAAACCCTTCGCCGGACCGAGGATGGCTTCGAGATCGCTGAAGAGGATTTCCGCCTCCGGGGGGGTGGCGATCCGCTGGGGCTGCGGCAGAGCGGATTTCCCGCCTACCGGTTCGCCGATCCGATCCGGCACCGGTCGCTGATGCTGGCTGCGTCCGATGACGCGCGCCTGGTTCTGGGCCGCGATCCCGACCTCACATCACCGCGAGGTCAGGCAATCCAGGTGCTGGAAGCCCTGTTCGATTGGAAGACGGACCGCAGCGGCCTCGATTAG
- a CDS encoding succinate dehydrogenase assembly factor 2 has protein sequence MADNDARAETEIRRQRLGRITFRAWRRGFREADLVLGPFMEREGKGLSDADLDSLEALLAEDNDHELYAWIIETQATPAEHDTPLMARLRTFMRGHVAAAVAEGAG, from the coding sequence GTGGCCGATAACGACGCGCGTGCCGAAACCGAAATCCGCCGCCAGCGGCTGGGCCGGATCACCTTCCGGGCCTGGCGGCGCGGGTTTCGCGAGGCCGATCTGGTGCTGGGGCCGTTCATGGAGCGGGAAGGCAAGGGTCTGAGCGACGCCGATCTGGACAGTCTCGAGGCCCTGCTGGCCGAGGACAACGATCACGAGCTTTATGCCTGGATCATCGAAACCCAGGCTACGCCGGCCGAACACGACACACCGCTGATGGCCAGGCTGCGCACCTTCATGCGCGGCCATGTCGCCGCGGCGGTCGCCGAGGGAGCGGGCTGA
- the mfd gene encoding transcription-repair coupling factor — protein MDGASLEKRADHELGGAPEGLDALIIAERLKAAGGIGVFVARDYSRSTAFVQAFQFFARDIEVVEFPAWDCLPYDRLSPTSGVSAERMAGLTALARRGVDERKPLLLVTTVAAAMQRTPPRAVTTSAGFDAVVGRELDTAALETYFTTNGYMRASTVNERGEYAVRGGVIDVFPPGFDEPVRLDMFGSELESIRTFDPETQRSTGQRREVALSPVSEALLNAETISRFRTGYLNLFGASGDDPLYAAVSEGARRQGMEHWLPLLYPHLETLFDYLPDRAAIFLDHQAEAARVERWALTRDAFEARHEASRTKGGAANRALAPELLYLPDADWNSALAGRQVRRLTPFDAAAEDAGGRLGRTFAAERAQDSVNLFEAVAAHAAALRADGRRVLFASWSEGSSDRLGVMLADHGLDHVVAVRDWADVQTAPRDLYLRAILPVEHGFTTPDIAVISETDILGDRLARPKRKRRAANFLAEASALTTGDLVVHLDHGIGRYEGLKTLEIQEAPHDCLELLYAGDSKLYLPVENIDLLTRYGSESDGVQLDRLGGAAWQGRKARAKARLRDMAEGLIALAAKRALRVGEAITPPHGLFDEFCARFPYEETDDQLNAIGDVLEDLGKGVPMDRLICGDVGFGKTEVAIRAAFVVAMTGQQVAIVCPTTLLARQHFKTFSERFAGWPIKVRHLSRMVTAKDAAETRSGLKDGSFEIVVGTHAVLSDQVGFKDLGLVIVDEEQHFGVKHKEKLKSLRADVHLLTLTATPIPRTLQMALSGIREMSIIATPPVDRLAVRTYVAPWDPVMVREALLREKYRGGQAFYVCPRLADLPDVEAFLRGQVPEVRFVVGHGQMSPTQLEDVMSAFYDGSYDVLVSTTIVESGIDIPTANTLIVHRADMFGLAQLHQIRGRIGRSKARAFAYLTVDPKRPLTLSAERRLQVLQSLDNLGAGFQLASHDLDQRGGGNLLGDEQSGHIREVGVELYQQMLEDAVAELRQNGSEGVADRGWSPAINVGAAVLIPEDYVSDLNVRLSLYRRLSDAENNETREALAAELIDRFGPLPDEARQLLRIVGIKASCKTASIERIDIGPKGCVLTLRDNRFPNPVGLVGLIQKNHATWKIRPDQKIVVKGDWPTPEDRLKVAERITTDLARVARA, from the coding sequence ATGGACGGCGCGAGCCTGGAAAAGCGGGCCGATCACGAGCTGGGCGGCGCGCCCGAGGGTCTGGATGCCCTCATCATCGCCGAGCGGCTGAAGGCGGCGGGCGGCATCGGCGTGTTCGTGGCCCGGGACTATTCGCGTTCGACGGCTTTCGTGCAGGCGTTCCAGTTCTTCGCCAGGGACATCGAGGTCGTCGAGTTTCCGGCCTGGGACTGTCTGCCCTACGACCGGCTGAGCCCGACGTCGGGGGTGTCCGCCGAGCGGATGGCGGGTCTGACGGCGCTGGCGCGACGGGGCGTGGACGAGCGCAAGCCCTTGCTTCTGGTCACGACCGTGGCCGCCGCCATGCAGAGGACCCCGCCGCGGGCCGTCACGACCTCGGCCGGGTTCGATGCCGTCGTCGGGCGCGAGCTCGATACGGCGGCGCTGGAGACCTATTTCACGACCAACGGCTATATGCGGGCTTCGACCGTGAACGAACGGGGCGAATACGCCGTTCGGGGAGGGGTCATCGATGTCTTTCCGCCGGGTTTCGACGAGCCGGTGCGACTGGACATGTTCGGCTCCGAACTGGAGTCCATCCGGACCTTCGATCCCGAGACCCAGCGATCTACCGGTCAGCGGCGCGAGGTCGCCCTGTCGCCCGTGTCCGAGGCCCTGCTGAATGCGGAGACCATCAGCCGCTTCCGCACCGGATATCTGAACCTGTTCGGCGCATCCGGCGATGATCCGCTTTACGCCGCCGTGAGCGAGGGCGCGCGGCGCCAGGGCATGGAGCACTGGCTGCCGCTGCTCTATCCGCATCTGGAGACGCTGTTCGATTATCTGCCGGATCGGGCGGCGATCTTTCTGGATCATCAGGCCGAGGCGGCGCGCGTGGAGCGCTGGGCCCTGACCCGCGATGCCTTTGAGGCGCGGCACGAGGCGTCCAGGACCAAGGGAGGTGCGGCGAACCGGGCTCTGGCCCCGGAGCTGCTGTATCTGCCGGATGCGGACTGGAACTCGGCCCTGGCCGGTCGGCAGGTGCGTCGCCTGACGCCGTTCGATGCAGCGGCGGAAGATGCGGGCGGCCGTCTGGGGCGGACCTTCGCAGCCGAGCGAGCCCAGGACAGCGTCAATCTGTTTGAAGCCGTGGCGGCCCATGCGGCGGCGCTCAGGGCCGACGGCAGGCGGGTGCTGTTCGCTTCGTGGAGCGAGGGCTCGTCGGACCGACTGGGCGTGATGCTCGCAGATCACGGGCTGGACCATGTCGTGGCCGTGCGCGACTGGGCCGACGTGCAGACGGCACCCAGGGACCTCTATCTGCGCGCCATCCTGCCGGTCGAGCACGGCTTCACCACGCCCGACATCGCCGTCATTTCCGAAACCGACATCCTTGGCGACCGGCTGGCGCGGCCCAAACGCAAGCGTCGGGCGGCGAATTTCTTGGCCGAGGCCTCCGCCCTGACGACCGGCGATCTGGTCGTCCACCTCGATCATGGCATCGGCCGCTATGAGGGCCTTAAAACCCTGGAGATCCAGGAGGCCCCGCACGATTGCCTCGAACTGCTCTATGCCGGTGACAGCAAACTCTATCTACCCGTTGAAAACATTGATCTGCTAACCCGCTACGGGTCGGAGTCCGATGGCGTTCAGCTCGACCGGCTGGGCGGCGCGGCCTGGCAGGGCAGGAAGGCCAGGGCCAAGGCCCGGCTGCGCGACATGGCAGAGGGGCTCATCGCGCTGGCGGCCAAGCGGGCCCTGCGGGTCGGCGAGGCGATCACCCCGCCGCACGGCCTGTTCGACGAATTCTGCGCGCGTTTCCCCTACGAGGAGACCGACGATCAGCTCAACGCCATCGGCGACGTGCTGGAGGATCTCGGCAAGGGTGTGCCGATGGACCGGCTGATCTGCGGCGACGTCGGCTTCGGCAAGACCGAGGTCGCCATCCGTGCCGCCTTCGTCGTGGCCATGACCGGTCAACAGGTCGCGATCGTCTGTCCGACGACGCTTCTGGCCCGCCAGCATTTCAAGACCTTCAGCGAACGCTTTGCCGGCTGGCCGATCAAGGTCCGCCACCTGTCGCGCATGGTCACCGCAAAGGACGCGGCCGAGACGCGCAGCGGTCTGAAGGACGGTTCGTTCGAGATCGTGGTCGGCACCCATGCGGTGCTGTCCGATCAGGTCGGGTTCAAGGACCTGGGTCTGGTCATCGTCGACGAGGAGCAGCACTTCGGGGTCAAGCACAAGGAGAAGCTCAAATCCTTGCGCGCCGACGTCCACCTGCTGACCCTGACCGCGACGCCGATCCCGCGCACATTGCAGATGGCCCTTTCGGGCATCCGCGAGATGTCGATCATCGCCACACCGCCGGTCGATCGTCTGGCCGTGCGGACCTATGTCGCGCCGTGGGATCCGGTCATGGTGCGCGAGGCCCTGCTGCGCGAAAAGTACCGCGGTGGCCAGGCCTTCTACGTCTGTCCCCGCCTGGCAGACCTGCCCGACGTCGAGGCGTTCCTCCGGGGCCAGGTGCCGGAGGTCAGGTTCGTCGTCGGTCACGGACAGATGAGCCCGACCCAGCTGGAGGACGTGATGAGCGCCTTCTATGACGGCAGCTATGATGTGCTGGTCTCGACCACGATCGTCGAAAGCGGCATCGACATCCCGACCGCCAACACCTTGATCGTCCACCGCGCCGACATGTTCGGCCTTGCCCAGCTGCACCAGATCCGGGGTCGTATCGGCCGGTCTAAGGCGCGGGCCTTTGCCTATCTGACGGTCGATCCGAAACGACCCCTGACCCTGTCGGCCGAGCGGCGTCTGCAGGTGTTGCAGTCGCTCGACAACCTGGGGGCAGGGTTCCAGCTGGCCAGCCACGACCTCGACCAGCGCGGCGGTGGCAACCTGCTGGGCGACGAACAGTCGGGCCATATCCGCGAAGTCGGCGTCGAACTGTATCAGCAGATGCTGGAAGACGCGGTCGCCGAGCTGCGCCAGAACGGCAGCGAGGGCGTGGCGGATCGCGGCTGGTCGCCCGCCATCAATGTCGGGGCGGCCGTCCTGATTCCCGAGGATTATGTCTCGGACCTCAACGTCCGTCTGAGCCTTTATCGTCGTCTGTCCGACGCGGAGAACAACGAGACACGAGAGGCTCTGGCGGCCGAACTGATCGACCGGTTTGGACCGTTGCCGGACGAAGCCAGACAGCTGCTTCGCATCGTGGGGATCAAGGCCAGCTGCAAGACCGCCAGCATCGAACGCATCGACATCGGGCCCAAGGGCTGCGTGCTGACGCTGCGGGACAACCGCTTCCCCAATCCTGTCGGGCTGGTCGGACTGATTCAGAAGAACCACGCGACGTGGAAGATCCGGCCGGATCAGAAAATCGTGGTGAAGGGCGACTGGCCCACGCCGGAGGACCGGCTGAAGGTCGCCGAGCGGATCACCACCGACCTGGCGCGGGTCGCGCGGGCCTGA
- a CDS encoding Coenzyme F420 hydrogenase/dehydrogenase, beta subunit C-terminal domain, which yields MPVSADPSAPVWAPTVRPPVPRNLCTDCGVSRMEDPTLCGKACQFIKPDYPAMETRVHGRTRDPATRPDELFFGPVKRMVRASLRAPAPGAQWTGITTRIGERLLETGAVDAVLTMAPDPDDRWRPMPVLVTEASAMAQVRGMRMGYAPLLALLENARARGYRRLAVIGIPCQVYALRALEAELGFDKLYVVGTPCSDNTTTERFHTFLALLSEHPDTITYLEFRADYNVELRFTNGRVKTIPFLSLPISQLAPDFFPLTCRTCVDYTNALADITVGYMAGQGEQWLLVRNDRGEELLDLLGDEVALSEPGDKGKRKVAVAGFIANVERAAGGLPLRRMPDWVRPIVSWLQPRTGPRGLEFARTRLEMKAAETVIHLRREEPRRMKSMIPDHVWRLVEPYGLKPAEGERGDPPPA from the coding sequence TTGCCTGTTTCCGCCGACCCCTCTGCGCCCGTCTGGGCCCCGACCGTGCGCCCGCCCGTTCCTCGCAATCTGTGCACCGACTGCGGCGTGTCGCGCATGGAAGATCCGACGCTGTGTGGCAAGGCCTGCCAATTCATCAAGCCGGACTATCCGGCCATGGAGACGCGCGTTCATGGCCGGACGCGCGATCCGGCGACCAGGCCCGACGAACTGTTCTTCGGACCCGTGAAGCGCATGGTCCGCGCTTCGCTGCGGGCACCGGCTCCCGGCGCCCAGTGGACCGGCATCACCACCCGTATCGGCGAACGCCTGCTCGAAACCGGCGCGGTCGATGCGGTCCTGACCATGGCCCCCGATCCCGATGACCGGTGGCGGCCCATGCCGGTCCTGGTCACGGAGGCGTCCGCGATGGCCCAGGTACGCGGCATGCGGATGGGCTATGCGCCCCTGCTGGCCCTGCTGGAGAATGCGCGCGCCCGGGGATACCGCCGCCTCGCCGTTATCGGCATCCCCTGCCAGGTCTACGCCCTCCGTGCGCTGGAGGCCGAGCTGGGTTTCGACAAACTCTATGTCGTCGGCACCCCCTGTTCGGACAACACCACGACCGAACGCTTCCATACGTTTCTGGCCCTGCTGTCGGAGCACCCCGACACCATCACCTATCTGGAATTCCGCGCCGACTATAATGTCGAGCTGAGGTTCACGAACGGTCGGGTGAAGACCATCCCCTTCCTGTCCCTGCCGATCTCGCAACTGGCCCCGGATTTCTTCCCGCTCACCTGCCGGACCTGCGTCGACTACACCAATGCCCTGGCCGACATCACCGTCGGCTACATGGCCGGTCAGGGCGAGCAGTGGCTGCTGGTCCGCAACGATCGCGGCGAGGAACTGCTGGATTTGCTGGGCGACGAGGTCGCGTTGTCCGAGCCCGGCGACAAGGGAAAGCGCAAGGTCGCCGTGGCCGGTTTCATCGCCAATGTGGAGCGCGCGGCGGGCGGCCTGCCCCTGCGCCGTATGCCCGACTGGGTCCGTCCGATCGTCAGCTGGCTGCAGCCACGCACCGGACCGCGCGGGCTGGAGTTCGCCCGCACCCGGCTGGAGATGAAGGCCGCCGAGACGGTGATCCATCTGCGCCGCGAGGAGCCGCGCCGGATGAAATCGATGATCCCTGACCATGTGTGGCGCCTGGTCGAGCCCTATGGCCTGAAACCGGCCGAGGGCGAGCGCGGCGACCCCCCGCCCGCCTGA
- a CDS encoding AbgT family transporter encodes MTDVTPEGLPPAKGFLGLVERTGNSLPDPVFLFLWFILALIVLSMVGAGLGWATVNPVTGEALQAQSLLSTDNLSKLFIDMPKTLAAFPPLGIVLTVVYGAAVAERAGLFTTAFRGMLLNAPRFILTPAVAVTGMVSHHASDAAYVVVIPLAAVIFSAAGRHPLAGLAAGFAAVSGGFAGNLFPGASDALILGITESAAQLIDPAYSVTIAGNWFFSIGMVIVFTPIIWFLTDVVIEPRLKGRSPILSGRAGLHDKVSLTAAEKRGLAFAGLTLLAMVALWATITFLPGSPFIDAEAEPNQRFNPLYQSLVAFFAILFFLAGGAYGVGAGTVASHRDLVVMMRDGIAQMAPYIVLAFFAAHFVAMFNWSGLGPILAVGGAEYLKSVALPTPLLLIAVVLVSCFFDLFIGSASAKWSALAPIVVPMFMLLGISPEMTTAAYRMGDSVTNIATPLMSYFPLILTFAQRWDPRFGLGSLLANMLPYAGSFLVAGLIMVAAWVAMDLPLGPGVGVHYQLPVPVAGASIAG; translated from the coding sequence ATGACCGACGTAACCCCCGAAGGCCTCCCGCCCGCCAAGGGCTTCCTGGGCCTTGTCGAGCGCACCGGCAACAGCCTGCCCGATCCCGTCTTCCTGTTCCTCTGGTTCATCCTCGCCCTGATCGTGCTCAGTATGGTCGGTGCCGGGCTGGGATGGGCAACGGTCAATCCGGTGACGGGCGAGGCCTTGCAGGCTCAAAGCCTGCTCTCGACCGACAATCTCTCAAAGCTGTTCATCGACATGCCAAAGACCCTGGCGGCCTTCCCGCCCCTGGGGATCGTGCTGACCGTCGTCTACGGCGCGGCGGTGGCCGAGCGCGCCGGTCTGTTCACCACCGCCTTTCGAGGCATGTTGCTGAACGCGCCCCGGTTCATCCTCACGCCGGCGGTGGCGGTCACCGGCATGGTGTCACACCATGCGTCGGACGCCGCCTATGTCGTCGTCATTCCCCTGGCGGCCGTGATCTTCTCGGCGGCAGGACGTCATCCCCTGGCGGGGCTCGCGGCCGGGTTCGCGGCGGTGTCCGGCGGGTTCGCGGGCAATCTGTTTCCGGGGGCCTCCGATGCCCTGATCCTGGGCATCACCGAGTCCGCGGCCCAGCTGATCGATCCCGCCTATTCCGTCACCATCGCGGGCAACTGGTTCTTCTCGATCGGCATGGTGATCGTATTCACACCGATCATCTGGTTCCTGACCGACGTGGTCATAGAGCCGCGCCTGAAGGGCCGCTCGCCCATCCTGTCCGGGCGGGCCGGCCTTCACGACAAGGTCTCGCTGACCGCTGCTGAAAAGCGCGGTCTGGCCTTCGCCGGCCTGACGCTGCTGGCCATGGTCGCGCTGTGGGCCACCATCACCTTCCTGCCCGGTTCGCCCTTCATCGATGCGGAGGCCGAGCCGAACCAGCGGTTCAACCCGCTCTACCAGTCCCTGGTCGCCTTCTTTGCCATCCTGTTCTTCCTGGCGGGCGGGGCCTACGGGGTCGGCGCGGGTACGGTGGCGAGCCACCGCGATCTCGTGGTCATGATGCGCGACGGCATCGCCCAGATGGCCCCCTACATCGTCCTGGCCTTCTTCGCCGCCCACTTCGTGGCCATGTTCAACTGGTCCGGACTGGGACCGATCCTGGCGGTCGGCGGCGCGGAATATCTGAAGAGCGTCGCCCTGCCGACCCCGCTTCTGCTGATCGCCGTCGTGCTGGTCTCCTGCTTCTTCGACCTGTTCATCGGTTCGGCCTCGGCCAAATGGTCGGCGCTGGCTCCCATTGTGGTCCCGATGTTCATGCTGCTGGGCATCAGCCCGGAGATGACGACCGCCGCCTACCGCATGGGCGATTCCGTCACCAATATCGCCACGCCCCTGATGAGCTATTTCCCCCTGATCCTGACCTTCGCCCAGCGGTGGGATCCCCGATTCGGACTGGGCTCCCTCCTTGCCAATATGCTGCCCTATGCAGGGTCGTTCCTCGTGGCCGGGCTGATCATGGTGGCGGCCTGGGTCGCCATGGACCTGCCGTTGGGACCGGGCGTCGGGGTTCATTACCAGCTGCCTGTGCCCGTCGCAGGCGCGTCGATCGCCGGTTGA